Below is a window of Corvus cornix cornix isolate S_Up_H32 chromosome 2, ASM73873v5, whole genome shotgun sequence DNA.
TCTTGCAGAGGTTGTATAAAAGGACAATCCATACCTGGATCGACTGTGGTGACCATAGGAACTGCTCCTGGATCGACTCCTGCTATAGCTCCGactgacagaaacaaaagcacagagGGGTTTTTAGTCAACAAAAGCCAAAAGTGCTAAAGAgagcagggggagagggggagcaAGAGGAGGAGAACACGTTTGGCACCATCTGCAGCTGGATGAGCTCACCTACGACTCTTGTAACTGTGGTAGGAACTACTCCGGCTTCTGGAGCGATCTCTGCTGTACCAGCCCCGGCTTCGGCTCCTGGAGTAGCTCCTGGATCTGCAACCAAGGAACACCAAGAGAGAACATAACTGAGGagaagaacagcagaaaatgagaacCAAAAGAAGCTATGGATCTTTAGCTTTCTAGCTAAATATTTATTCCATACTTGCTAAATGATAGAGCCACTAAGTTgatccaagggctggagcccctctggctctggagccaggctgggagagctgagggtgtCCAGCCAGGAGACatcagagccccttccagggcctgaaggggctccaggaaagctggagagggacttgggacaagggcatggagtgacaggtCAAAGAGGAATACCTTCACACTGACACAGATTGAgatgagatattgggaagaaattctcccctgtgagggtggggaggccctggcacagattcccagaaaagctgtggctgcccctggatccctgggagtgcccaggttggacagggcttggaggatagtgggaggtgtccctgcccatggcaggggttggaacgggatgatctttaaggccccttccaacccaaactgctCTGTGGCTCTAGGACACAGGactgttcaaaacaaaaaacacagccttaaagagaaaaacattcctTGAAATATGAGAACTTTCATGTTCTGGAAACTTTCACATTTCAGGActggctgtgggagcagcacaaACTTCTCACCTATATGAATATGTAGAACTTCGGGATCGACTTCTTGAGTGACTGTAGGATATGGACCTTGTTCTGTGTCTGGATTTAGACTCAGATTTACTTCGTGACCTGCTGAGACTCCTGGAAGCGCTGTTGTCATCTCTGCTTGGAGATTCCTCCTCACTGGAACTTTCCTGGTTCCTTGGCCGCCGATTTAGCCGGGCTGTTTTCCTCACTTCATCAAAAAGGGACCCAGGCCTTActttattctttgcttttatttcaattcTTAAACCTGCTGGTTTAGGCTCTGGTGCTGATGCTACACTTTTAATCTCTGTGGTCATACTAATTGTTGCTGGTTGTAAGTTACCAACACCTTGCAAAGGCTTCCATTTATTGTCTATCATATTGCTTTgtgtattttcagtaatttcactttttaaactACAGTCTTTAGCACCAGACACAGGGACAGAGTTATCTTCTTGCCTTCCcgtttctttttcttctttaatattaataaagtCTCTAATGTTGTTTCCCAGTTTGACAGGATCTTTCTCAGGGGTCTCAACCTGTAACTCCTTTTTTATACCAGCACTTAAAGGTTTAGCAGTGAGAATGACAGGAGACAAAACATCCACATCCACCTTCCCTGGCGAGTTACGATCCGGAGTACAAATCTCCATGTTGTCATCTGTCTGAATAACATCTTCCAGCCcattctgattattttcttcagcttgtTTAATCTCACTCTTGCAGGCAGCCACGTTTATTCCTGAGTTTAAAATACCAGCTGAAGTGCTCGTTTCAATGGGCTCTTTATTAAGGTTGCTGCGATCTGGCGAGGCCCCACACATGGTGTTTTTATCTAAAAGGTTTTCATTCACACATGACTTTTCACCATTTCCCATTTTATCTGCGACTATTTCATCCTTTTCATAAACTTGTTTTTTATCCTTTATGTCCCTGctaagctgcttttcttttttatcatcCTTGGTAACCGGCTTTTCACTTATCTCATCGTCCTCTTCTTCCCCGAACTCAAGCGGGGGCTGCcaatgaaacatttcttttcttttctggactttgtgttttttctcctttttgccttttgatttttctttggcttttttggaATGTGATTTTTTAGGGGTCTTTTTCAAGccatgtttgtgtttttttgaCTTGCCTCGAGTGTCTGCTGAGCTGGAACAAGAACTCTCGGATTCAGAAGTCGACAACTGTTTGCTTGTCTTCCACGCACAGTCAGAACCCAAAAAGCCCTCTGAGGAATTGGATtgtttttttatccttttggTAACACTAAGCTCTGTGTCAGATCCTGAGGTGGCCTCTCCTTCTTCTTTACCAGAGGAGGGTCTGGAATCCCCCCTATTATGCCTTGCCTCTCCTCTTTCGGAATTTGACTCTGAGTCCCATTTGCTACCTGAGTAGGATTTGCGTTTTGTTTTTGCACCACCTCTGGGTTGCTCCGAGCATTTCTCCttggctgctttctttttagAGTGATCAGAACCCCGCTCACCCTTGgctttctcctcccctctctcaGAACTTAAGctatttttatcttgtttctCAGCATCCCCTTCTAATGGAAAACGGCCTTCTTTTTCTTGGGCCGCTTTGGCTTTGGCAGAGCGTTCGCTGTCGGAGGAGAAGTCTGAGGATGACAAACTGTCACTCTCCTTCAATCCTTGGGAAGACTCGTCGTAGTCCTTTGGATGCTTGTAAGGCAAAGTGCTTTCAGAGCTCGTTTCCTGCCTCAGTTTGAGGCCCCGAGCTTTGGGATCGCTGGCTGTggatttccttttgttcctaTGCCTGTCCTCATCGCTGAGGGAATAGTCGGACGTGGACTCGCTGTACCCTGACCTGTCACTGCGGTATTTACTCGGGGACGGTGACCTGCCAGAAGAAGGAGATTTTGTCCTAGAGCTCGATGGACTTCTAGACCTTGTGTAAGATCTTGAGTATGACCGGCTCCGAGAGGACCTGCTCCTTGACCTCGGCCAGCTCTCCGAGCTCCTGTCACTGCGGCCTTTGGAATAAGCGCTCCGATCGCTCTCagagctcctctcctgcttgCGATAGGAAGAAGAAGTGTTGGCCTCCTTGACGACCACTAAACTGTAATTAGTTTGGGTGGGAATTAAGTGTGTTGTTTTAGCTTTCATCTCCTGAATTCGCTCGTATGATGGCTTCCAAGGTTTCTGCCCAGGTTTCCACCTCGAAGGTGGGGGACTGTCACTTAAGGGTATCACAGGGAGGTTTTCTGGGACAACTGGTGGCACAATAACTTTGTCACTGGGCAGTATCACTGCTCGGACAGGCTCAGCAGTCTTGGTCAACTTAGTGTCATTTAACCGTGCTGAAACAGTTCGTGGAGAATTGGGAACAGTTTTTTGCTGCCTGGGATTAGAACTTGACTGTGATCTACTTCGAGAACGCAATGATTTAGAGGCTGATCTTGATCTAGAACTTCTTCTGGAGTAAGATCTTGATTTAGATCTTGACCTGGATCTGGACCTGTAGTACGAGCGAGACCCTCTGGTTGATAAAGACGACGAGCTCTGGTCTTCCTTATCAGATTTAGACCAGTCTCTCCTGGATGAACGTCTGGAAGACAATGAGGAAGAACGGGATTTCCTCTCACGATCACAAGATGATTTTGTCCTCCTGTGGAAGGAATGAGAGGATTCTACATCTGAAGAGGCGGACGTTTTCTTTTTCTTCGTTTGCTTGTGCTTTTTgaaatgcttctgctttttagatttctttttatgcttcaccttcttcttctctttcctgtgcTTCTTGTGATGACTGGAGTATCTCACAGTGCTCAGATCAGCATAACCGTTATGTGACCAAGACCTGGATCTCCGGGATGCACTTCTCTCATCCCATCTGCTTGTACAGGGATCACTCaacctggaaaacaaacaaataaaccccaGACTAAGtgcaaattctttaaaaaacttcAGATAAATTAAGTCTTTTTAAACTTAACTTTAAATAAGTTTAAATAAACCCTAGCGCACACACACTTTGTACCACCTAATTGTGTTTCGACTGAGTTTTTACACTGAGTTTAAGATACAGAATTACATCACTATCAAGAGCTATGTCTCTCTAAGAAGTAAATGAGACAACACCAGCAAATTTTGCATATTGTAGAACCCATGTACAGAGCTTTAAGTTCTAATTGCCTTAATCTGCAGGACTTTGATCTCTACAACTACAGGATCCTTAAACCGCATTTAAATACAAGTTTTTGAATATATATCGGTATACAAAAGAGAACCAGTGGAAACATTTGCAATTATTCACTGATGGTTAAATTatagtatttttcagttttccttttgagaTTTATCTCTCATAATTTGATAGAAGCTTGTATTTAGTATCAAGACATCAGAAATTTTGGAGAGCTGACTTCCATCCATCACACAGTTTGCAACTGCTGAAGGTACATAAAACTAAAAACAATAAAGGGTTGGTGGATTTGACTGTTTCACTCCAAAGAAACCATGTAATCCACCTTGAGGATAAGGAAATCACTGAATCCTGAAGGTTGGGAAAGGCCTtaaagatcaccaagtccaaccatcgGCACCACCACCTTGTTCAGCACAAAACCACGTCCTCAACTATCACATCCACAcgttttctgaacacttccagggatgatgactccacatttccctggacagcctgttccagtgttttctgggaaaaaaaacttcctaatatccaattgaaacttcccctggcacaacttgaggccatttcctctcatcctggTACTCTCATTGTGGTACATCTACACAATCAATCAGGGCTTGTCAAAGGCCAGGATATTTCCAACCTGTGCTAAGGCTCTTACTTGTCCCCTTTGCTCCACTTCTCCCCGCTGGGCGCTCGGTACGTGCGCAGTCTCTGCATCTCCTCCTTCCAGTGCGGAGGGGTCTCGCTGCTCTCCTCATCGTCGGACTCGGAGCAGGAGCGGGATCGCGGTGGGGTGTGATAGCGCTGGgacagcaaacacacacagctgcaggaagTGTTTTCTTACAGAACTACTGCATCTTTTCATTCTCAGAGCATGCTGCAAAGCCTGAGAGAGGCCAGCAGCTCACCCAGTTTTTCA
It encodes the following:
- the NKTR gene encoding NK-tumor recognition protein isoform X8, with the protein product MQRLRTYRAPSGEKWSKGDKLSDPCTSRWDERSASRRSRSWSHNGYADLSTVRYSSHHKKHRKEKKKVKHKKKSKKQKHFKKHKQTKKKKTSASSDVESSHSFHRRTKSSCDRERKSRSSSLSSRRSSRRDWSKSDKEDQSSSSLSTRGSRSYYRSRSRSRSKSRSYSRRSSRSRSASKSLRSRSRSQSSSNPRQQKTVPNSPRTVSARLNDTKLTKTAEPVRAVILPSDKVIVPPVVPENLPVIPLSDSPPPSRWKPGQKPWKPSYERIQEMKAKTTHLIPTQTNYSLVVVKEANTSSSYRKQERSSESDRSAYSKGRSDRSSESWPRSRSRSSRSRSYSRSYTRSRSPSSSRTKSPSSGRSPSPSKYRSDRSGYSESTSDYSLSDEDRHRNKRKSTASDPKARGLKLRQETSSESTLPYKHPKDYDESSQGLKESDSLSSSDFSSDSERSAKAKAAQEKEGRFPLEGDAEKQDKNSLSSERGEEKAKGERGSDHSKKKAAKEKCSEQPRGGAKTKRKSYSGSKWDSESNSERGEARHNRGDSRPSSGKEEGEATSGSDTELSVTKRIKKQSNSSEGFLGSDCAWKTSKQLSTSESESSCSSSADTRGKSKKHKHGLKKTPKKSHSKKAKEKSKGKKEKKHKVQKRKEMFHWQPPLEFGEEEDDEISEKPVTKDDKKEKQLSRDIKDKKQVYEKDEIVADKMGNGEKSCVNENLLDKNTMCGASPDRSNLNKEPIETSTSAGILNSGINVAACKSEIKQAEENNQNGLEDVIQTDDNMEICTPDRNSPGKVDVDVLSPVILTAKPLSAGIKKELQVETPEKDPVKLGNNIRDFINIKEEKETGRQEDNSVPVSGAKDCSLKSEITENTQSNMIDNKWKPLQGVGNLQPATISMTTEIKSVASAPEPKPAGLRIEIKAKNKVRPGSLFDEVRKTARLNRRPRNQESSSEEESPSRDDNSASRSLSRSRSKSESKSRHRTRSISYSHSRSRSRSSTYSYRSRSYSRSRSRGWYSRDRSRSRSSSYHSYKSRSRSYSRSRSRSSSYGHHSRSSRSYSYDSYYSRSRSRSKRSDSYRRSRSYDRRSRSYGSDSDSDRSYSNNRSPSESSRYS
- the NKTR gene encoding NK-tumor recognition protein isoform X9, with protein sequence MSQTKSTLAQRGTSPWKLLDAAPVLTDQKPSVSKSGRKIKGRGTIRYHTPPRSRSCSESDDEESSETPPHWKEEMQRLRTYRAPSGEKWSKGDKLSDPCTSRWDERSASRRSRSWSHNGYADLSTVRYSSHHKKHRKEKKKVKHKKKSKKQKHFKKHKQTKKKKTSASSDVESSHSFHRRTKSSCDRERKSRSSSLSSRRSSRRDWSKSDKEDQSSSSLSTRGSRSYYRSRSRSRSKSRSYSRRSSRSRSASKSLRSRSRSQSSSNPRQQKTVPNSPRTVSARLNDTKLTKTAEPVRAVILPSDKVIVPPVVPENLPVIPLSDSPPPSRWKPGQKPWKPSYERIQEMKAKTTHLIPTQTNYSLVVVKEANTSSSYRKQERSSESDRSAYSKGRSDRSSESWPRSRSRSSRSRSYSRSYTRSRSPSSSRTKSPSSGRSPSPSKYRSDRSGYSESTSDYSLSDEDRHRNKRKSTASDPKARGLKLRQETSSESTLPYKHPKDYDESSQGLKESDSLSSSDFSSDSERSAKAKAAQEKEGRFPLEGDAEKQDKNSLSSERGEEKAKGERGSDHSKKKAAKEKCSEQPRGGAKTKRKSYSGSKWDSESNSERGEARHNRGDSRPSSGKEEGEATSGSDTELSVTKRIKKQSNSSEGFLGSDCAWKTSKQLSTSESESSCSSSADTRGKSKKHKHGLKKTPKKSHSKKAKEKSKGKKEKKHKVQKRKEMFHWQPPLEFGEEEDDEISEKPVTKDDKKEKQLSRDIKDKKQVYEKDEIVADKMGNGEKSCVNENLLDKNTMCGASPDRSNLNKEPIETSTSAGILNSGINVAACKSEIKQAEENNQNGLEDVIQTDDNMEICTPDRNSPGKVDVDVLSPVILTAKPLSAGIKKELQVETPEKDPVKLGNNIRDFINIKEEKETGRQEDNSVPVSGAKDCSLKSEITENTQSNMIDNKWKPLQGVGNLQPATISMTTEIKSVASAPEPKPAGLRIEIKAKNKVRPGSLFDEVRKTARLNRRPRNQESSSEEESPSRDDNSASRSLSRSRSKSESKSRHRTRSISYSHSRSRSRSSTYSYRSRSYSRSRSRGWYSRDRSRSRSSSYHSYKSRSRSYSRSRSRSSSYGHHSRSSRSYSYDSYYSRSRSRSKRSDSYRRSRSYDRRSRSYGSDSDSDRSYSNNRSPSESSRYS
- the NKTR gene encoding NK-tumor recognition protein isoform X7, producing MANRGKHTNGSQFFITTKPAPHLDGVHVVFGLVISGFEVIEQIENLKTDTASRPYADVRVIDCGVLVTRSAKDALEKKKKVCSDSEASESSTSASSSSESSSESEAENERSRRRKRKRRAKTKQSRKRRKEERKKEDPRCKRTSSQRRSLSDKSDVTDKVDLSTKRDKPVVRPEEIPPVPENRFLLRRDVPVVNVEPEPKLLDAAPVLTDQKPSVSKSGRKIKGRGTIRYHTPPRSRSCSESDDEESSETPPHWKEEMQRLRTYRAPSGEKWSKGDKLSDPCTSRWDERSASRRSRSWSHNGYADLSTVRYSSHHKKHRKEKKKVKHKKKSKKQKHFKKHKQTKKKKTSASSDVESSHSFHRRTKSSCDRERKSRSSSLSSRRSSRRDWSKSDKEDQSSSSLSTRGSRSYYRSRSRSRSKSRSYSRRSSRSRSASKSLRSRSRSQSSSNPRQQKTVPNSPRTVSARLNDTKLTKTAEPVRAVILPSDKVIVPPVVPENLPVIPLSDSPPPSRWKPGQKPWKPSYERIQEMKAKTTHLIPTQTNYSLVVVKEANTSSSYRKQERSSESDRSAYSKGRSDRSSESWPRSRSRSSRSRSYSRSYTRSRSPSSSRTKSPSSGRSPSPSKYRSDRSGYSESTSDYSLSDEDRHRNKRKSTASDPKARGLKLRQETSSESTLPYKHPKDYDESSQGLKESDSLSSSDFSSDSERSAKAKAAQEKEGRFPLEGDAEKQDKNSLSSERGEEKAKGERGSDHSKKKAAKEKCSEQPRGGAKTKRKSYSGSKWDSESNSERGEARHNRGDSRPSSGKEEGEATSGSDTELSVTKRIKKQSNSSEGFLGSDCAWKTSKQLSTSESESSCSSSADTRGKSKKHKHGLKKTPKKSHSKKAKEKSKGKKEKKHKVQKRKEMFHWQPPLEFGEEEDDEISEKPVTKDDKKEKQLSRDIKDKKQVYEKDEIVADKMGNGEKSCVNENLLDKNTMCGASPDRSNLNKEPIETSTSAGILNSGINVAACKSEIKQAEENNQNGLEDVIQTDDNMEICTPDRNSPGKVDVDVLSPVILTAKPLSAGIKKELQVETPEKDPVKLGNNIRDFINIKEEKETGRQEDNSVPVSGAKDCSLKSEITENTQSNMIDNKWKPLQGVGNLQPATISMTTEIKSVASAPEPKPAGLRIEIKAKNKVRPGSLFDEVRKTARLNRRPRNQESSSEEESPSRDDNSASRSLSRSRSKSESKSRHRTRSISYSHSRSRSRSSTYSYRSRSYSRSRSRGWYSRDRSRSRSSSYHSYKSRSRSYSRSRSRSSSYGHHSRSSRSYSYDSYYSRSRSRSKRSDSYRRSRSYDRRSRSYGSDSDSDRSYSNNRSPSESSRYS